A single genomic interval of Camelina sativa cultivar DH55 chromosome 11, Cs, whole genome shotgun sequence harbors:
- the LOC104721841 gene encoding peroxidase 45-like, with translation MEKNTAQTLFSIFSLLLLSSCVSAQLRTGFYQRSCPNVENIVRNAVRQKFQQTFVTAPATLRLFFHDCFVRGCDASIMLASPSERDHPDDMSLAGDGFDTVIKAKQAVERDPNCRNKVSCADILALATREVVVLTGGPSYPVELGRRDGRLSTKASVQKQLPQPGFNLNQLNSMFSRHGLSQTDMIALSGAHTIGFAHCGKFSKRIYNFSPRTRIDPSINSQYALQLRQMCPIGVDPRIAINMDPVSPRTFDNAYFKNLQQGRGLFTSDQVLFTDQRSRATVNSFANSEGAFRQAFISAITKLGRVGVKTGNAGEIRRDCSRVN, from the exons ATGGAGAAGAATACTGCCCAAACCCTCTTCTccatattttctcttcttctcctttcttcatGTGTCTCTGCTCAGCTCCGAACAGGTTTCTACCAGAGGTCATGTCCCAACGTCGAAAACATCGTTCGTAACGCGGTCCGTCAGAAATTCCAGCAGACTTTCGTCACCGCTCCGGCCACTCTCCGCCTCTTCTTCCACGATTGCTTCGTTCGC GGATGTGATGCGTCAATAATGTTAGCATCACCGTCTGAGAGAGACCATCCAGATGACATGTCACTGGCCGGAGACGGATTCGACACGGTGATAAAGGCGAAGCAAGCCGTTGAAAGAGATCCTAACTGCCGCAACAAAGTCTCATGTGCTGACATTTTGGCTCTCGCCACTCGTGAAGTCGTGGTTTtg ACCGGAGGACCAAGCTACCCGGTGGAGCTAGGGAGGAGAGATGGCAGATTATCAACAAAAGCCAGCGTTCAAAAGCAACTGCCTCAACCCGGTTTTAACCTAAACCAGCTTAACTCAATGTTCAGCCGTCACGGTCTCTCTCAAACCGACATGATCGCCCTCTCAG GAGCGCATACTATCGGATTCGCACATTGTGGGAAATTCTCAAAGCGTATTTACAATTTCAGCCCTAGAACACGTATTGATCCAAGTATTAACAGTCAATACGCACTTCAACTCCGACAAATGTGCCCGATCGGGGTCGACCCACGAATCGCTATCAACATGGATCCCGTCAGCCCACGTACTTTCGACAATGCTTACTTCAAGAATCTCCAACAAGGAAGGGGTTTGTTTACGTCAGACCAAGTCTTGTTCACGGACCAACGTTCTAGAGCTACGGTTAACTCGTTTGCCAACAGTGAAGGAGCTTTTAGACAAGCTTTTATCTCGGCCATCACAAAATTGGGTCGGGTTGGTGTTAAGACTGGTAATGCTGGTGAGATTCGAAGAGATTGTTCACGTGTCAATTAG
- the LOC104727666 gene encoding glutathione S-transferase T3-like has protein sequence MAKISREVSRFCGAYAEAKSEKASGMNDLDILQNAHQLYTKLYKRKFGLEYAWNVLRYEQKWINLEPMNPTPKTTSSNKRKADDAAPSSGSVVGEHESRLAGIKAMKKSRNKGKEKAAPSAEFSHVWEIKKKDLEGMKELQKMSILDTLITKKETLDEDEKSLKKKLMAELF, from the coding sequence ATGGCAAAAATCAGCAGGGAAGTGAGTAGGTTCTGTGGAGCTTATGCAGAGGCAAAGAGTGAGAAAGCTAGTGGCATGAATGATTTGGATATTCTGCAGAATGCTCACCAACTCTACACTAAGCTGTATAAGAGGAAGTTTGGTTTGGAGTATGCTTGGAATGTGCTTCGCTATGAACAGAAATGGATTAATTTGGAGCCTATGAACCCCACTCCAAAGACAACCAgctctaacaaaagaaaagccgATGATGCTGCACCATCTTCAGGGTCTGTTGTGGGTGAGCACGAGAGCAGGCTTGCTGGTATAAAGGCAATGAAAAAATCAAGGAACAAAGGTAAAGAGAAGGCTGCACCATCGGCAGAGTTTAGTCACGTGTGGGAGATCAAAAAGAAGGATTTAGAGGGCATGAAAGAACTTCAAAAGATGTCCATTCTTGACACTCTCATTACCAAGAAAGAAACgctagatgaagatgaaaaatctctaaagaagaagctaatggctGAACTGTTTTAG
- the LOC104721842 gene encoding uncharacterized protein LOC104721842 (The sequence of the model RefSeq protein was modified relative to this genomic sequence to represent the inferred CDS: added 11 bases not found in genome assembly), which translates to MATASSNPCHPDCERAMKAQEDYDASQSAALVAAELISCARLKVKLDTELTRYSAQFLVDNACPKKEDGQRSVLTVKDALAFALKEGIPKEGLWPPLGCLVPPPPSSASHIPRVSLKGKVAEANDLVGLVNLLLLHGQPVGGKLHMWSPEIDSYVNENFQAPPGYESRYVGLRDVIIVAVGMVEEEIVATVKIWYKKKTALIKVSYSEMLTFPQCIGDTIQVIGPTKLLVDFCVPFLSIK; encoded by the exons ATGGCCACGGCCTCCTCCAACCCCTGTCACCCTGATTGCGAACGAGCAATGAAGGCGCAAGAAGATTACG ATGCGTCTCAATCTGCGGCTTTGGTAGCAGCGGAACTGATAAGCTGTGCACGGCTTAAAGTTAAACTCGACACTGAGTTAACTCGCTACTCAGCTCAGTTCTTGGTGGATAACGCTTGTCCCAAGAAGGAAGACGGGCAACGCTCTGTGCTCACTGTGAAAGATGCCCTTGCTTTTGCTTTGAAAGAAGGGATTCCCAAAGAAGGTCTTTGGCCACCTTTGGGGTGTTTGGTTCCGCCTCCACCATCATCTGCTTCTCACATACCTCGCGTTTCCTTGAAAGGAAAAGTTGCTGAAGCTAATGATTTAGTTGGACTAGTTAATCTTCTGTTGTTGCATGGTCAACCTGTGGGAGGAAAACTGCATATGTGGAGTCCGGAGATTGATTCTTATGTCAAT GAAAATTTCCAAGCCCCACCTGGTTATGAATCACGGTATGTTGGGCTTAGAGATGTGATTATAGTTGCAGTGGGGATGGTCGAGGAAGAGATTGTTGCAACTGTGAAGATATGGTACAAGAAGAAGACTGCACTTATCAAAGTGTCTTACAGCGAAATGCTTACGTTTCCACAATGTATTGGTGACACCATTCAGGTGATAGGGCCAACAAAACTGCTTGTTGACTTCTGTGTCCCGTTCTTAT
- the LOC104721843 gene encoding villin-4, translated as MSVSMRDLDPAFQGAGQKAGIEVWRIENFRPTLIPKSSIGKFFTGDSYIILKTTALKTGALRHDIHYWLGKDTSQDEAGTAAVKTVELDAALGGRAVQYREVQGHETEKFLSYFKPCIIPQEGGVASGFKHVEAEEHTTRLFVCRGKHVVHVKEVPFARSSLNHDDIYILDTKSKIFQFNGSNSSIQERAKALEVVQYIKDTYHDGTCEVATVEDGKLMADADSGEFWGFFGGFAPLPRKTANDEDKTYNSDTTKLFCVEKGQANPVEGDSLKREMLDTNKCYILDCGIEVFVWMGRTTSLDDRKIASGATEEMIRSSERPKSQMIRIIEGFETVSFRSKFESWTKETNTTVSEDGRGRVAALLQRQGVNVRGLMKAAPPKEEPQVFIDCTGNLQVWRVNGQEKTLLQAADHSKFYSGDCYVFQYSYPGEEKEEVLIGTWFGKQSVEEERGSAVSMASKMVESMKFVPAQARIYEGKEPVQFFVIMQSFIVFKGGISSGYKKHIAEKEVDDDTYNENGLALFRIQGSGPDNMQAIQVDPVASSLNSSYCYILHNDSSVFTWAGNLSTSTDQELVERQLDLIKPNLQTRAQREGSESEQFWELLGGKAEYSSQKLTKEPEHDPHLFSCTFTKEILKVTEIYNFTQDDLMTEDIFIIDCHSEIFVWVGHEVAPKNKLLALTIGEKFIEKDSLLEKLSPEAPVYVIMEGGEPSFFTRFFTSWDSSKSAMHGNSFQRKLKIVKNGGTPVADKPKRRTPASYGGRASVPDKSQQRSRSMSFSPDRVRVRGRSPAFNALAATFESQNARNLSTPPPVVRKLYPRSVTPESSKFASAPKSSAIASRSALFEKTPPQEPSIPKPLKASPKTAESPAPESNSKEQEEKKVNDKDEEKSMSSRIESLTIQEDAKEGVEDEEDLPSHPYERLKTTSTDPVSDIDVTRREAYLSSEEFKEKFGMTKEAFYKLPKWKQNKFKMAVQLF; from the exons ATGTCTGTTTCTATGAGAGATTTAGATCCTGCTTTCCAAGGAGCTGGACAGAAAGC TGGTATTGAAGTATGGCGTATCGAGAATTTCCGCCCAACCCTCATTCCTAAATCTTCTATTGGGAAGTTTTTCACCGGAGATTCTTACATTATATTGAAG ACAACGGCGTTAAAAACTGGTGCATTGCGCCATGATATCCATTACTGGCTTGGTAAAGATACCTCTCAG gatGAAGCCGGGACTGCTGCAGTTAAGACAGTTGAATTAGATGCTGCTCTTGGAGGTCGTGCAGTTCAGTATCGGGAAGTTCAAGGCCACGAAACAGAGAAATTCTTGTCTTATTTTAAGCCATGTATCATTCCTCAAGAAGGTGGAGTAGCATCAGGATTCAAACATGTGGAAGCTGAAGAACATACTACTCGCTTGTTCGTCTGCAGAGGAAAACATGTTGTCCATGTCAAAGAG GTTCCTTTTGCTCGGAGTTCTTTAAACCATGACGATATATACATTCTTGACACAAAGTCCAAGATTTTCCAATTCAATGGATCCAATTCAAGTATCCAAGAGAGAGCAAAAGCATTGGAAGTGGTTCAGTACATCAAAGATACTTACCATGATGGGACATGTGAAGTTGCTACAGTTG AGGATGGGAAACTTATGGCTGATGCTGATAGTGGAGAATTTTGGGGTTTCTTTGGTGGGTTTGCTCCGCTACCTAGGAAAACAGCTAATGATGAAGACAAAACTTATAATTCCGATACCACCAAATTATTTTG TGTCGAGAAGGGTCAGGCAAATCCTGTTGAGGGAGATTCGTTGAAGAGGGAGATGCTGGATACAAACAAGTGTTACATTCTCGATTGTGGAATTGAAGTCTTTGTTTGGATGGGAAGAACCACTTCTCTTGATGATAGAAAAATTGCGAGTGGAGCAACAGAA GAAATGATCCGTTCATCTGAACGACCCAAATCGCAAATGATCCGCATAATAGAAGGATTTGAAACCGTTTCATTTCGATCAAAGTTTGAATCTTGGACTAAAGAAACTAATACAACTGTGTCAGAGGATGGTAGAGGCAGAGTTGCTG CTCTTTTGCAACGACAAGGAGTAAACGTGAGAGGCCTGATGAAAGCTGCTCCGCCTAAAGAAGAGCCTCAAGTTTTCATCGATTGCACGGGAAATCTGCAGGTTTGGCGTGTGAATGGACAGGAAAAGACTCTCCTTCAAGCTGCTGATCATTCAAAATTCTACAGTGGAGATTGCTATGTTTTCCAGTATTCTTATCccggagaagaaaaagaagaagttcttaTAGGAACGTGGTTCGGGAAACAAAGTGTGGAG GAAGAAAGAGGTTCTGCAGTCTCTATGGCAAGCAAAATGGTTGAGTCAATGAAATTTGTCCCAGCCCAA GCTCGCATCTATGAAGGAAAGGAGCCTGTTCAATTCTTTGTGATTATGCAAAGCTTTATCGTTTTTAAG GGTGGTATTAGCAGTGGATACAAGAAACACATAGCCGAGAAAGAAGTTGATGATGATACATACAATGAGAATGGTCTTGCTCTATTCCGCATTCAAGGGTCTGGTCCAGATAATATGCAAGCCATACAAGTTGACCCG GTTGCTTCATCGCTGAACTCCTCGTATTGTTATATACTACATAATGATTCTTCAGTCTTTACTTGGGCTGGAAATTTATCAACCTCAACTGACCAAGAACTCGTCGAAAGGCAGCTTGATCTGATTAAG ccAAATCTACAGACTAGAGCACAAAGGGAAGGTTCAGAATCAGAACAGTTCTGGGAGTTATTAGGAGGCAAAGCTGAATATTCGAGCCAAAAGCTCACAAAGGAACCCGAGCATGACCCTCACTTATTCTCATGTACATTCACAAAAG AAATTCTGAAG GTGACAGAGATATATAACTTCACGCAGGATGACTTGATGACTGAGGATATATTTATCATAGACTGTCACTCAGAAATCTTTGTCTGGGTTGGCCATGAAGTAGCCCCAAAGAACAAGTTGCTAGCTTTAACTATTGGAGAG AAATTTATCGAGAAAGATTCTCTCCTGGAAAAGTTATCCCCTGAAGCCCCTGTATATGTGATCATGGAAGGTGGTGAGCCGTCATTTTTCACCCGGTTTTTCACTTCTTGGGATTCCTCAAAATCTGCC atGCATGGAAACTCATtccaaagaaaactcaaaattgtcaaaaatgGTGGAACTCCAGTTGCAGAT AAACCGAAACGAAGAACCCCAGCTTCATATGGTGGCCGTGCCAGCGTTCCTGACAAGTCGCAGCAGCGGTCAAGAAGCATGTCCTTTAGTCCAGACAGGGTTCGCGTGAGGGGCAGATCTCCAGCGTTCAATGCACTTGCAGCAACGTTTGAGAGCCAAAATGCAAGAAACCTCTCAACTCCTCCCCCAGTAGTTAGGAAACTCTACCCGAGATCTGTTACGCCTGAGTCCTCAAAGTTTGCTTCCGCTCCCAAGTCTTCAGCCATTGCTTCTCGTAGTGCACTTTTCGAAAAAACACCTCCTCAAGAACCTTCCATTCCAAAACCACTCAAAG CGAGCCCGAAGACAGCTGAGTCTCCAGCGCCAGAATCGAACTCAAAAGAACAGGAAGAGAAAAAGGTAAATGACAAGGATGAAGAGAAATCAATGAGCAGCCGGATAGAATCTCTGACAATTCAAGAGGATGCTAAAGAAGGAGTCGAAGACGAGGAAGATTTACCATCTCACCCTTATGAACGTCTCAAGACAACTTCCACTGACCCTGTCTCAGACATTGATGTAACAAGGAGAGAG GCTTACCTTTCATCAGAGGAGTTCAAGGAGAAATTCGGGATGACAAAAGAAGCTTTCTACAAGCTGCCTAAATGGAAACAGAACAAATTCAAAATGGCTGTTCAGCTATTCTGA